TGACGTACTGGCCGACCCGAGCCTGGATGCCGCCTCCGCATTGGCCGGACATCTGGCTCACCTGGAGGCCCGGATCGCGGCCGAGCAGCGACTGGCCGGACGCCTGCGTCGGCTGGCTGAAGCTGATGAGCCCAGCTGGGACGATGTCTTGGACGCGATCGCGCTGAGCCAGCTGCAGACCCACGGCGATCCGATGGTTCGGCTGCGGGCCGCGCTCACCCCGTCCGCTCGGGCGACGGACGAGCTGGTCGAGTCCCTCCTCACCGAGCCCGATCCGGCGGTCCGGGAGACTCTGATCTGGGCGCTGGCGCAGCGACCCGACGGCGCCGCGGCAACCCTGGCCGCGCTGGGGACGGCCCCTGCCGGCTCACGCGGTCTACTGATCCGCGCCCTGGCCAAGACCGGCTCTCCGCTGGCCGGAGCGGTCTTGATCTCCGCGCTGGACGATGCGGACGAGAGCGTGGCCCGCGCTGCGGCGGACGCCCTCGGCCGGCTCAGCGATGCTGAAGCGGCCGGCCCATTGGCCGCCCGACTCGGCACCGGACGGATCCCCGATGATGCCCTGCTCGACGCCCTGGTCAGCATCGGTGCACCGGCCGCCGATCCTCTGATCACTGCCCTGGAGACGGCACCGTCCGCCGGTCGCGAGACCGCGGCCGAGGCACTGGCTCGGGTGGCCGGCCGGCTCGAGCCGGCAGCGGCGGCGTCCGCGGTGACAGCATTGGCGGCCCGCCTGGCCGAGGGCGACCCGGACCTGCGAGTCGCGGCGGCCATGGCCCTGGCCGAGTACGGCGAGCCCGGACGGGCGGTGCTGGCTGCGAGTGCAGCCGACCTGTCGCTGGGCCACCCCCAGTTGGCGATTCTGTTGCGCCGCCTACTCAG
The nucleotide sequence above comes from Propionicimonas paludicola. Encoded proteins:
- a CDS encoding MerR family transcriptional regulator — its product is MARSWRIGEVAERTGLTRRTLRHYDELGLLVPAERSWGNYRLYSSDDLLRLLQIQNLKALGLSLAEIADVLADPSLDAASALAGHLAHLEARIAAEQRLAGRLRRLAEADEPSWDDVLDAIALSQLQTHGDPMVRLRAALTPSARATDELVESLLTEPDPAVRETLIWALAQRPDGAAATLAALGTAPAGSRGLLIRALAKTGSPLAGAVLISALDDADESVARAAADALGRLSDAEAAGPLAARLGTGRIPDDALLDALVSIGAPAADPLITALETAPSAGRETAAEALARVAGRLEPAAAASAVTALAARLAEGDPDLRVAAAMALAEYGEPGRAVLAASAADLSLGHPQLAILLRRLLSTP